Part of the Angustibacter luteus genome, TCGCCCTGGCGCTGGTCGCCAGCGTCGCCGTTGGCGTCGCGATGTTCGGCACCTCGGTGTTCCTCAGCCAGTACATGCAGCTCGCGCGGGGCAAGACCCCCACCGTGTCCGGCCTGCTCACCATCCCGATGATGGTCGGGCTGCTCGTCTCCTCCACGATCGTCGGCCAGCTGATCAGCCGGACCGGCATCTGGAAGCGCTACATGGTGACCGGCGCGGTGGTGCTGACCGTCGGCCTGGCCCTGATGGGGACCGTGCGCTACGACACCGCGTGGTGGGAGCTGGCGGTGTTCATGGCGCTCGTCGGCATGGGCATCGGCATGGTGATGCAGAACCTCGTGCTCGTCGTCCAGAACGTGCTGCCGCCGCGGCAGATGGGGTCCGGTAGCGCCTCGGTCGCGTTCTTCCGCAGCCTGGGTGGGGCCATCGGCGTCTCGGCGATGGGCGCCCTGCTGGCGCACCGGGTGACCGCGCTCGTCACCGAGGGGCTGGCCGCGCTCGGCGTGCAGGGCAACGGGTCCGGCGCGCTGCCGAACCTCGCGACACTGCCCGCGCCGGTGCGCGCCGTCGTGGAGTCCGCGTACGGCGAGGGCGTCGGTGACGTGTTCCTGGCTGCGGTACCGCTGGGCGTCATCGCACTGATCGCCATCGCGTTCCTGCCCAACCGCCCGCTCGGCACCCAGTCCGCCTCCGAGCAGCTGGCCGAGGAGGAGCTGGCCGCCGCCGGGATGGGGGTCGACCCCGAGCACGCTGGGGCCGGCCGATGAGCCCGCTCGAGCCGGCGGACCGGGTGCTGACCACCCTGCGCGAGCTGCTGCTGCGGGCCCGCCGGGTCAAGGCGCAGGAGGCGACCGCGGTGCACCCGGCCCTGCACGGCGGTCCGTGGACGTTGCTGGTCCGGCTGATCGAGGACGGCCCGACCCGGGCGTGCACGATCGCCCAGCGGCTGGAGGTCCCGCCCAGCGTGGTCACCCGGCAGGCCGACGAGCTGGCCGCGCTGGGCCTGCTGGAGCGGCGGGTCGACCCCACGGACGGGCGGGCCCGGCTGCTCGCCGCGACCGACGACGCCCGGCACCGCTGCGGTGACGAGCCGCGTCCGTACGGCCGGTTGGTCCGGAGCGCGCTGGCCGGGTGGGAGCCACGGGACGTCGAGACGCTGGCAGGTCTGCTGGAGCGACTCTCGCGGGTGCTCGAGCCGGCGGACGAGCCGGTGGACGTCGCCTGCCCGTGATGGTCCACACTGCCCAGATGAGCGAGACCAGGCCCAGCAGCCGGGCTACGGACGAGGACGTGCGCCGGATCCAGCTCGAGCTGGGCGTGCTCATCTCGCACGCCCGCCGCTCGATCCGCGAGGCCGCGACCTTCGTCCACCCGGACCTGCAGTCCTCGGGCTACGCGATCTTGTTCCACCTCGTCCAGGAGGGCCCGACGCTGGCCCGCGGGCTGGCGGAGTCGTTCGGCCTGGACAAGGCCGCGATCAGCCGGCAGGTGGCCCAGCTCGAGCAGCTCGGGTTGATCGCCCGGACGCCGCACCCCGTCGACGGCCGGGCGCAGCTGCTCACCGTCACCGACGAGGGACGGCGACGCTGCGCCGACGACATCGACCGCCGGGCCGCCATCCTCCGCTCGCACCTGAGCAGCTGGTCGGGCGCGGACCTGCGCTCGCTCGGTGAGCTGCTCGGCCGGCTGAACGGCTCGGTCACGCGCCCCTGAGCGAGGCGTCCTCCAGCAGGGCGGCGGGCGCGGCGTCCAGTGCCTGGGTGATGGCCGCAGCGAGCGCCCGGGCCGACTCGGCGGTGAGCTCGAGCGCGACCCGCGCGGACGGGCCGAGCGCCGGCGCCAGCACGTCGATGTTGAGCGTGTGCTCGGCCTGGGCGCGCACGGGGTGGTCGAACGACACCGAGGCGAGCGTCGCGTCGAACCAGCCCGTTGCTCCCTTGCCGCAGCCCTGCACGTCGACCGTGAACGTCTCGTAGGTGCACATGCGCTGCCTCCTCAGGCCAGGGTCCGGGCGAAGAAGTCCTCGATGATCCGCCAGCCCTGCGTCGCGGCGTGCTGGCGGTAGCCGGGACGGTCGACGGCGAAGAAGGCGTGACCGGCGTCGTCGAACGAGTGGAACTCGTGCCGTTTGTCGTTGTCCCGCAACGCCTTCGCGAGCTCTTCGACCTGCTCGGGCGAGGGGTAGGCGTCCTCCGTGCCGAAGAGCCCGAGCAACGGGCAGGCGAGCTGCGCGGCACGGCCCACGAGCGGGCGGGCCTTCAGGGTCGAACCCGCCGGCGGTTCTCCGACGACGAACGCGCCGTAGCAGTCCACGGCCGCCTGCAGCGGCAGGCTGGTGGCGGCGAGGAAGGCGTGCCGCCCACCGCTGCAGTGGCCGATCACGGCCACCTTCTGGTTGGACGACGGCAGCGCCCGCAGCGCGGCGGCGGCCCCGGCGACGTCGCCGACCAGGCGTTCGTCGGGCACCCCGCCGAGCGCCCGCACGGTGGCGGCGGCGTCGTCCGGGTCGGCGCCGGGAGCCTCACGGAAGTAGAGGTTCGGGCAGATCGCGTCGTAGCCCATGACGGCGAACCGCCGGGTCATCTCCTTCGTCGCGGCGTCGTAGCCGGGCAGGTGGTGGATGACGACCACGCCGCCCCGGGATCCCTCGCCCATCCGGCCGGCCGCGTACGCCTCGAGCTCGTCACCGCCGTCCCCGGTGATCGTGGTCGTGCCGGCCCAGATGGTGTCGGCTGCGGTGTGCGGCATGCGTTCTCCTTCTCCCGAGATGTCACGGTCGCCCCCTTGGCGGACGCTACGCCGACCCACCCAGGTCGGGTGATGGCGGGTCTTCCGGCGGCGTGGTCCACTGTTCGCCATGAACAGGCAGAGCTGGAGCTGGGTGGGCACGCTGGCGGCGCTCATCCTGGTGTCGGTTCTCTATGCCGTGCTGCCGTGGCGGACGATGCAGCCGTCCAACGGCTTCCTCGTCGCGTTCGCGTTCACCTTCGGACTGATCGCGGCCGGGGCCCTGGTCCTGTGGCAGGTCACCCGCTACCGCAGCGGCCGCGGTCGTGGCGCCGCGCAGCTGCGCGGCCTGGCGACGGCCATGTGGATCGCCGTGCTGTTCTTCTCCGGCACCTACTACAGCCTCGCCGTCAACGACCCCGGGCAGATGAGTGGCAGCCTGCACACCCGGTTGGACGCGCTCTACTTCACCATGTCGACGGTCTCCACCGTCGGCTTCGGCGACATCACCGCCAGCGGCCAGGCCGCCCGCGCCATCGTGTGCCTGAACATCGCGTTCAACCTGGTGGTGCTGGCCCTCGCCGTCACCACCATCCGCGAGCTGCACCGCCACCGCGCCTGAGCGTCCTCACTGGACGACCGTCAGCGCCCCGGCGACGAGGAACCCGAGCACGGTGACGAGGCCGACGCTGTCCCCACCGTGCTGGAACGCCTCCGGCATCATCGAGTCGGCCAGCATCGTGAGCACCGCTCCCCCGGCGAACGCCTGGGCGTAGACCCCGCTGCTGCCCATCGACGTCGACACGACGAAGCCCAGCACGGCCACCACGGCACAGGCGACCGTGAGCGCCGTCCACATCCGGAAGATGCGCCCCGAGGAGTACCCGGCGTCCTGCAGGCTCGTCGTCCCGGCCACACCCTGCGGGATGTTCGAGACGAACACGGCCGCGACGAAGGCGATGCTGATGCCGCCGCCGAGCGCGATGGTCGAGCCGAGGATGAACGCCTCGGGGATGCCGTCCAGCAGAGCCCCGACGAACATCGCCGCCCCCGAGGACCCGCTGGCCGCGGAGTCGATCGACGAGCGGTCCGACCCGCCGCCCTGGTCCACCAGGCGGTCCCCGACGTAGTACGCCAGGGCGCCGACCAGGAGCGACACCGCGACCCAGGGGCCCTTCTCCAGGATGGACTCCGGGACGAGCTCGTACGCGACCGCGCTGAGCAAGGTGCCGGCCCCGAACCCCATCACCAGCCCGGTGATCTTGTTCTTCCCGGTGAGCGGGCGGGCCAACGCCTGGCCCAGGTACAGCGAGGCGGACGAGAAAGCGCCCCAGAAGACCGCCGTCCAGACACCCACGCGCCCACCTCTCGCTGCTGCCGCCCCGACTTCCTAGCGGAACCGTACCGACGGGGCATCGAGGGCGCCGAGGGTACGGTCTCGACATGGACGACTTCCACGCGTTGCTGCACCGCGTCGCCGACATCACCAGCCAGTACCGAGCCGGCCTGGCCGAGCGGCGGGTGATCGCGAGCTCGGACGTCGAGACGCTCGCCGCCGCCGTCGGCGGACCCCTGCCGGCCGGGCCGACCGACGCCGCGGAGGTCGTCGACGAGCTGGCCGCGGCCGTGCAGCCGGGACTGGTCGCGACCGCCGGGACGCGGTTCTTCGGGTTCGTCATCGGCGGCGCGTTGCCTGCGGCCACGGCGGCGGACATGCTCGCCACCGGCTGGGACGCGGTGGCGTTCAACGCGGCCACCTCCCCAGCGGCCATGGCGGTGGAGCACGCGGCCGGGTCGTGGGTGAAGCAGCTGCTCGGCGTCCCGGACGGCGCGTCCGTCGGCTTCGTCACCGGCGCCCAGGCCGCCAACACCGTCGGGCTCTCGGCGGCACGGCACCACGTCCTGGCCCAGGCCGGGTGGGACGTTGAGCGCCGGGGCCTGATCGGAGCGCCGGCCGTGCGGGTGCTGGCCTCGCAGGAGCGGCACGCGACGGTCGACCGGTCGTTGCGGCTGCTGGGTTTCGGCTCCGACCTGGTCGAGGCCGTCGACGCCGACGGCAACGGCGCGATCGACGTCCGGCACCTGGAGACCCTGCTGGCTCAGGGGGAGCCGGACCAGCCGCTCATCGTCTGCCTGCAGGCCGGCAACGTGAACACCGGCGCGTGCGACGACCTGCGTGCCGCCTGCGACCTGGTGCACGCGCGCGGAGGCTGGGTGCACGTCGACGGCGCCTTCGGGTTGTGGGCCGCCGCCAGCCCCGGGCTTCGGCACCTGGTCGACGGCGTCGAGCTCGCCGACTCCTGGGGCTGCGACGCCCACAAGTGGCTCAACGTGCCCTACGACTCGGCCTTCGCGATGGTGTCCCGCCCGGACGTGCACGCGGCCGCCATGTCGTACACCGCCGCCTACCTCGTCGGCTCCGGGGTGCTGCCCGTCGGCGCGGACTTCACCGCCGAGTCCTCGCGGCGCGGTCGCGGGTTCGCCGTCTGGGCCGCGATCCGCGAGCTCGGCGCGAGCGGCGTGGCCGAGCTGGTGGACCGCTGTTGCGCACTGGCGGGACGCTTCGCCGATTCCCTTGCGGCACAAGGGTTCGAGATCGCGAACGACGTCGTCCTCAACCAGGTGCTGGTCTCCTTCGGGGACGACGAGCGCACCGACGCGGTGACGGCCGCCGTGCAGCAGGACGGCACCTGCTGGATGGGCGGCACCACCTGGCGGGGCCGACGGTTCATGCGGATCTCGGTGTCGAACTACGGCACGACCGAGCAGGACGTCGACCGGTCCGTCGCGGCGATCGTCCGCCTCGCCGCCCAGGTCTGAGGGCGCGGCTCAGGGCTGGTTCGTCGGCGCCCGCCAGACCAGCGTGTGCATGAGGTCACCCGACAGGCGCTCGCAGCAGTTGCGGTGCTTGGGTTTGGTGGTCCGGCCGACGTGGTCGTTCCCCAGCCACGGTGGCACCCCGAACGGCAGGTCGCGCGCGGGGACCGGCGCGTAGTCGACCTCCGCGACGCTGCTGCCGTAGTTGGGGCCGGTCGCGTCACCGTCGTCGTCCGGGGTGACGATGCCACGAAGCGCGGTGATGGCGGCCCGCCAACCGGCGACCAGCGCGTCGGCGTTACGGCTCGAGGGGTGCGCGACCTCAAAGAGCGGCACGTCGGGCCGGTCGTCCCACAGGGCGACCGCGGCCTGCGCCTGCCCGCCGAAGGCCACGACCGCCTGCAGCTGCGGCCCGATGATCTTGCCCAGCAGCGTGTTGCGCCAGGCCAGGTGCGCCGGCTCGCTCAGGATGGGAGTGCCCTTGCTGGCCTTGGACGGCAGCAGTGCGTACGCGAACGCGTTGACCAGGACGTAGCTGTGGGTCAGCCCGACCTTGGTCAGGAAGCCCTGCACCCGTTGGCCCGCGTCGCCCACCAGGGTGCGGCCGGCGATGCGCTCCGTAGGGCCGGGATCGGAGGCGATGCAGAGGAGCTTGGCGGACCGGTCCAACCGGCCGCGGTAGAACACCGGTCCCCAGTCGTACCAGAACAGCTCACGGTGCGGCGCGTACGACGGCACGGCCATCAGGTGCTTGGCGACCGCCTTCGGCGGGCCGGGGTCGAACTCGACCATGGAGTGCCTCCTGGTTGGTAGGTCAGCTTTCGGCCGGTCAGGTCTGGGCCAGGACGTCGGCGCAGAACGCGTACAGGTCCCGGTTCTCGTGCAGCAGGTCGTCCCGGGTCATGGCGTACGGGATCCCACTGATCCCCAGGTCCTCGATGGGGATGCCGTCGGACAGCCCGGACCGGATGGCGCGGCGGATCGCCACCGTGAAGCCGACGTCGGCGGGCAGCGGGTCGAACTGGTGGTCCGTCCCGGTCAGCGCATCGCGCAGCTGGTTGCTGGTCCACACGTTGGCCCCACCGGCGCCGGTCGCCTGACCGACGCAGACGAGCGGGCCGACCTCGTTGTCCACCCAACCCGCCGAGAACAGGTCACCGGAGGAGTAGGTGTTCGCGTCCACCACCGCGACGGCCTGCCCGGGGTACGCGCGCGGCCGGTCGTTGCACCACGACGGGTCGGTGAGCGGTAGCGGCTGGGCGTACTGCTCGCCGGTCGACACGGCGTCCTCCAGCGACTCGCTCCACGCCTGCAGCTCCAGCCGGTTGAACGGGCTCGCAGCGAGCTGTCGGGTCAACGGCGACGCGACGAGCTGGAACCGGGTCGGCACGATCGGGTGCTCGGGCGGGTGGTCGGCGAACAGCTGCAGCATCCGCTCCGCGGCCCAGACCAGACCACCAGGGTTGCCGCGGAGGTCCACGATGAGGCGCTGCTGCGGCAGCAGGCCCAGCAGCCGGGCCGCCTCGTCGAGGAACGCGTCGTCGTCGTCCACGTCGAAGGACCAGATGCGCAGGTACCCGAGGTCGGACGTGAGCGCCTGGGCGGCCAGCGTGTCCTGGAAGGTGGTGGTCAGCGGGGCCCGCGACCGGCCGGCGCGCAGCGCCCGCGACGGTGGCGGAACCGGCTGCTCGTCATCCTCGCTGGCCCACAGGGTCGGGGCGAAGAGCTGTTTCTTGGCGCGTCGCACAGCCTCGGCCGCGGGGTCCGCGGCCTGCTTGGTCTGGGCCCGCGACCCCGGCTTCGCGGCAGTCGCCGCCTTTCCGGGCGCGAGCATCCGCCACGGGATGGTCAGCTCGCGCTTGGCGCCCCGTCGCGTCCGGTACCCGAGGACGACCCAGTGCTCGTCCGGCGGCGGACCGTAGTCGAGCGAGCGGAACGTCAGGCTCTCCAACGCCCTGGCCCGGCGCGAGTCGGGCCGCCCACCGGTCTCCCGGTCGGCGTAGAGCTCCACCGCCCGGGCGAACGGGATGCCGTTCCACCACTCCAGGCGCACGCCCGGCTCGAACGTCGGGTCGCCCGGGACCGCGCCGGCCGTCTTGGTGACCAGGTACTGCGGGTCGTCGTCCGGGCCGAACTGCTCGACCAGGAAGGGCAGGGCGGCCACCTGGCCGCGCAGGCTGCTCGGCCCGATGTACCGGGTGTGCGCGTCCCGCAGCCGGGTGACGACCCCGGTGACGGCGAGGTGGAACTCCGCGTCGCTGAGGTCGGAGGCCCTGCGGCGCAACAGCTCCAGCTCGTGCACCGGGTCGATCGCGTACGCGGCCCGCTTGCCCGGAAGGTGCGCGTAGGCGCCACCCAGCACGGCGATCAGGGTGTCCAGCACCGCCTGCCGCTCACCGCCGTCCAGCCGGCCGTCGTCGTCCTGGCCGGCCAGCTCCTGGGTCAGCGATCGACCACGGAGGGTGGACGAGACGTCCAGGCGCTTGCCCCACTTGCTCGCCACCTCAGCCCCCTCGCGTCGGGTAGTACCGGGACAGGTCGTCCAGCAGGCCACCGTGGAAGCCCTTGCCCACCAGGCCCTTCAGCCACTCCGCGTCGTGGGTGAGCGACTCCAGTGCCGGCACGTGCACGTCGCCCAGGTCCTTGGGCAGCCCGCCGACCGGACCCAGCCCGGTCGGCATGTCCAGAGCCAGCCGCAGCGGCGCCTCGTCCTGGTCGAGCCGCCCGGCGAAGGCGCCGATCGTGGTCTGCGCCTTCTCGATCTCGCCCTTGGGGTCGGCGCGCACCTGCTCGATCCGAGCCACGACGTCCGCCCACTGCCAGCGGGTGGCGGTGTCGTCCGCGTGCGTGAGCTGCAGCGAACGGTCTTGTCCCGCAACGGAGATGGTCGTGACCGGCTGGCTGGTCGCCTCCGCCATCAGCGCCGGGGTCCCGTACCGGGCCTGCCCGGCCACGACGACGAGCTCGACGTCGCGCTCGGTCGCGCCGACCACCGCGGCGTACGGGTTCGCCCGGGCGCCGGCCCTGAGGACGAGGACGTCACCGATCGCCTCGGGCTGCAACCGCCCCAGCTGGCGGCGCCACGCCCGGGCCAGCACGTCCCCCGGCGAGGACGTCATCATCGCGACCAGCTGCTCGTCGCTCAGTCCCCACCCCAGGTCGTCGCTGACCAGGCGGGCGACCTTAACCTCACCGAGGACGTGCTTGGTGCCCGAGGGCGCCCAGTCCGAGCCCAGGCAGACGGTGATCCGCTCCCGTTGCGCCGCAGGCACATCGGTGGTCCTGCCGTACAGCCACAGGTTCGAGAACGGCGACCAGGCGATGGCGCCAGCCTTGGCCCGCCACGCCTTGAACCGCGCGGGGTCGGCGGCGTTGGCGTGCACCGCGACGAATCGCGCCTGCAGGCAGCCGGCGCGCTCGGCGTCCACGAACTCCTTCGCCACCACCGAGCCCGGCTGGCCCTCGGAGCAGTGGTAGATGAAGGCGGAGCCCTTCCGCATCCGCTGCGCCCGGGTGGCCAGCGCGGCCGGCTTGTCGGTCAGCACGCTCGCGTAGATGCGGTCGTCGTCTCCGGTGCCGAAGGTCTCGTCCTCGACGTTTCGGACGAGCCAGCCGTCCCGCGGGCGGTTCATCGGCGGCGACCCCTGGATGGTCGTGGTGCCGCCGATGATCGCCTTGGTCTCCACGTAGGCCAGCAGCTCGGCCGGGCACGCGGTGATCAGCGCGTACGCCGGCCAGGTGGTGGACGCCGAGTAGGTCGGCGCCCGGGTCCACGAGTTGTGGTGCAGGAACGGGGTGGTCTGCTTCGGCTCGGTCCACAGCGGCAACGTGTTGTAGGCCAGGTGGTTGTGCAGGTCGATGAGGCCGGGCAGGACCAGCGAGTGGCCGACGTCGACGACCTTCGCGTCGGCGAAGCCGTCGGGCGCCCGCTGCCGCGACGACGTGACCGCCGCGATCCGCCCGTCGTCCTGCAGCCACACGGTGCCGCTGAACGCGCCGGAGCGCGCGGAGGGGACGTCGGGATGGTCGGACATCGCCAGGACGCGCCCGCGAATCGCCCACATGTGCACCACCGCACCTGTCGCGCGCAGGACCGCTAGCCCTGCGATCTTGCTCATGGTCCCGCTTCCGGTGGCCCGGCGACAGGCAAACGGCGGGACTGGGCCGGCGGCGGCTCCCAGAGACGTCTGAGAATCGGGGCGCAGGCTGCCCGGATGGACACCCTGCGACACCTCGACGACCGGTTGGCCGTCGCGGTCAACGACTTCGCCCGGCACACCGGTTGGCTGCACGGACCGGCCCTGGCCTTCGCCTCCTACGGCGTGCTGCTCTTCGCGGCGCCGCTGGTCGCCGGGGTGGTCGTTTCCCGGCACCGCGGGCCGCAGGTGCTGGCCGCGGCGGGGTGGGCGCCCCTCGGCACCCTGCTGGCCGTCGCGGTCAACCAGCCGATCGGACGCGCCGTGGCCGAGAACCGGCCGTACGTGACGCATCCCCAGTGGCTGCGCCTGGCCGCGCGCACCAGCGACTTCTCGTTCCCCTCCGACCACGCGACCATGGCCGGCGCCGTCGTCCTGGGCCTGTGGCTGGTCTCCCGGCGGCTGGGACTCGCCGCGGCGGTGCTCGCCGTCCTGATGGCCTTCACCCGCGTCTACGTCGGGGCGCACTACCCGTGGGACGTCGTGGCCGGGCTGCTGCTCGGTGGCGCGGTCAGCGGGCTCGGCTGGCTGGTGCTGCGCGGACCCTTGACGCGGACCGCCGCCGCGCTGCGGGTCCTGCCCAGCCTGCGGGCCGTCTTCGCCGCCGATCCCGCCGCTGCAGGGAACGGTCGCCGGGGATGGCAGGATGGTCACCGTCGGACGCCGCGCGCCGACCCCCGCCCCCGTAGCTCAGGGGATAGAGCAAGGGTTTCCTAAACCCTGTGTCGCAGGTTCGATTCCTGTCGGGGGCACCAGTCGAAATTCGGTCGCGAACCGCGCCGGTGGGGCCCACGATGGTCTGCGATGGACATCACGATCGAGCCCGAGTGCCCCGACGACCAGGCCGAGATCCACGCCGTCGTCCGGGCCGCCTTCGACCACCACCAGGGCGTCGCGGACATGGTGGACGCCATCCGCGTCTCGCCGAACTTCGTCCCGGACGCGTCACTGGTCGCCCGGCTGGACGGCGAGGTCGTCGGGCACGTGATGCTCAGCTACGTGACGCTGGTGGACGGCGAGGTCCGTCACCGCGTGCTGAGCCTGTCGCCCCTCGCGGTGGCCCCCGCCGTCCAGCGGCGTGGCGTGGGCTCGGCCCTCGTACCGGCGGCGCTGGCGGTCGGCGAGGCGCGTGGTGAGCCGCTCGTCGTCCTGGAGGGGTCCCCGGTCTACTACGGGCGGTTCGGCTTCGTGGACTCCCGACCGCTCGGCATCACGCTCGACCTGCCCGACGGGGCGCCGCGCGAGGCCGGCCAGGTCTACCGGCTCACCGCGTACGACCCGACGGTCCGCGGGCACCTCGTGTACCCGCCCGCGTTCGCCCTCGCCGACGGCTGACGCGCTCACCGGTCACCGACGGGCCACCTAGGCTGGCCCGAGTGCCCCATCTCTGACCAGTGAGCGACGACCGGGAGACCCGACCATGGACGCCGATGCCCTGCGCACGCTGCAGGCCCCGCTCAAGCAGCGCTACCGCGACGACCCGTCGACCGCCGACACCCCGCTGCACGCCAGCGCGACCTTCGACGAGGACGGCATCACCTGCACCGTGCAGACCTGGAGCGGCGAGACCCGCGCCGGACTGCACGAGGCGACCGGTGGCGACGGCCAGGACGCGTGCTCGGGCGACATGCTGCTCGAGGCCGTGCTGGCCTGCGCCGGGGTCACGATGCGCAGCGTGGCGACGGCACTCGGGATCCAGGTCCGCGGAGCCAGCCTGGCCGCCCAGGGCCGCTTCGACGCCCGTGGCACGCTCGGGGTCTCGCGCGAGGCGCCGGTCGGCGTCCAGGACATCCGGCTGGTCGCCGAGCTCGACACCGACGCGGACGACGAGGCGCTCGAGAAGCTGCGCACCCTGACCGAGCGCTACTGCGTGGTCGCCCAGAGCCTGGCCACCCCGCCGTCACTGACGGTGCGGCGCGCCGGCTGAGGAACCTTGGGTCAAGCCCGCCCGTTAGCCGCACATGAGCCTCAGCTGCCCGAAGTGCCAGAGCGAGATGCGTTCCTACGAGCGCAACCGCGTCCTCGTCGACCAGTGCACCGGCTGCGGCGGCCTGTTCCTGGACAAGGGTGAGCTCGAGCAGCTCGCCACCGCCGAGAACAGCTGGCACCAGGCGCAGCCGCAGCCCGTCCAGCAGCAGGGCTACCAGCAGCAGGGCTACCAGCAGCAGGGCTACCAGCAGCAGCCGTACCGCAAGAAGAAGAAGTCGTTCCTGTCCGAGCTGTTCGACGACTAGCGGCGGGTGCAGGATCGGGACGTGACGTTCGACGGCATCTCCCCCGCGGCCACCGAGTTCTACGCGCGGCTCGAGGCGGACAACAGCAAGGCGTTCTGGACGGCGCACAAGACCGTCTACGAGTCGCAGGTCCGCGCGCCGCTGGAGGCGCTCGCCGATGCCCTCGAGGACGAGTTCGGAGCCATCAAGCTGTTCCGCCCCTACCGGGACACCCGCTTCGCCCAGGACAAGTCGCCGTACAAGACCCACCAGGGCGCGTTCGGCGGTCCGACCACGGGGGTCGGCTACTACCTGCAGCTGGACGCCGACGGGTTGCTTGCCGGCGGCGGGTTCCGCTCGCACTCGGCCGAGCAGGTCGCCCGGTACCGGGCAGCCGTGGACGACGACACGACCGGCGCGCAGCTGGCGGCACTCGTCGACCGCCTGCGCGCCGACGGCTTCGACATCGAGGGCGACCAGGTCAAGACCCGGCCCCGCGGCGTCCCGGCGGACCACCCCCGCCTCGACCTGATGCGCAACCGCTCGCTGATGGTGTTCCACCGGTACGGGACGCCCGACTGGCTGGCCACTCCGCAGGCCCTCGACCACGTGCAGGCGACCTGGCGTCAGGTCCGGCCGCTCGCCGAGTGGTCCGCCGAGCACGTCGGCGCCGCCTGACGCGCACGGCCCCCTCAGGCGGCCAGCTCGAGCTCACGGGCCTGCGCCTCCACGTGCGCCAGCACGTCTGCCCGCGCGGGC contains:
- a CDS encoding MarR family winged helix-turn-helix transcriptional regulator, which encodes MSPLEPADRVLTTLRELLLRARRVKAQEATAVHPALHGGPWTLLVRLIEDGPTRACTIAQRLEVPPSVVTRQADELAALGLLERRVDPTDGRARLLAATDDARHRCGDEPRPYGRLVRSALAGWEPRDVETLAGLLERLSRVLEPADEPVDVACP
- a CDS encoding MarR family winged helix-turn-helix transcriptional regulator, translated to MSETRPSSRATDEDVRRIQLELGVLISHARRSIREAATFVHPDLQSSGYAILFHLVQEGPTLARGLAESFGLDKAAISRQVAQLEQLGLIARTPHPVDGRAQLLTVTDEGRRRCADDIDRRAAILRSHLSSWSGADLRSLGELLGRLNGSVTRP
- a CDS encoding DUF6295 family protein; protein product: MCTYETFTVDVQGCGKGATGWFDATLASVSFDHPVRAQAEHTLNIDVLAPALGPSARVALELTAESARALAAAITQALDAAPAALLEDASLRGA
- a CDS encoding dienelactone hydrolase family protein — encoded protein: MPHTAADTIWAGTTTITGDGGDELEAYAAGRMGEGSRGGVVVIHHLPGYDAATKEMTRRFAVMGYDAICPNLYFREAPGADPDDAAATVRALGGVPDERLVGDVAGAAAALRALPSSNQKVAVIGHCSGGRHAFLAATSLPLQAAVDCYGAFVVGEPPAGSTLKARPLVGRAAQLACPLLGLFGTEDAYPSPEQVEELAKALRDNDKRHEFHSFDDAGHAFFAVDRPGYRQHAATQGWRIIEDFFARTLA
- a CDS encoding potassium channel family protein; its protein translation is MNRQSWSWVGTLAALILVSVLYAVLPWRTMQPSNGFLVAFAFTFGLIAAGALVLWQVTRYRSGRGRGAAQLRGLATAMWIAVLFFSGTYYSLAVNDPGQMSGSLHTRLDALYFTMSTVSTVGFGDITASGQAARAIVCLNIAFNLVVLALAVTTIRELHRHRA
- a CDS encoding ZIP family zinc transporter, producing MGVWTAVFWGAFSSASLYLGQALARPLTGKNKITGLVMGFGAGTLLSAVAYELVPESILEKGPWVAVSLLVGALAYYVGDRLVDQGGGSDRSSIDSAASGSSGAAMFVGALLDGIPEAFILGSTIALGGGISIAFVAAVFVSNIPQGVAGTTSLQDAGYSSGRIFRMWTALTVACAVVAVLGFVVSTSMGSSGVYAQAFAGGAVLTMLADSMMPEAFQHGGDSVGLVTVLGFLVAGALTVVQ
- a CDS encoding pyridoxal phosphate-dependent decarboxylase family protein, with amino-acid sequence MDDFHALLHRVADITSQYRAGLAERRVIASSDVETLAAAVGGPLPAGPTDAAEVVDELAAAVQPGLVATAGTRFFGFVIGGALPAATAADMLATGWDAVAFNAATSPAAMAVEHAAGSWVKQLLGVPDGASVGFVTGAQAANTVGLSAARHHVLAQAGWDVERRGLIGAPAVRVLASQERHATVDRSLRLLGFGSDLVEAVDADGNGAIDVRHLETLLAQGEPDQPLIVCLQAGNVNTGACDDLRAACDLVHARGGWVHVDGAFGLWAAASPGLRHLVDGVELADSWGCDAHKWLNVPYDSAFAMVSRPDVHAAAMSYTAAYLVGSGVLPVGADFTAESSRRGRGFAVWAAIRELGASGVAELVDRCCALAGRFADSLAAQGFEIANDVVLNQVLVSFGDDERTDAVTAAVQQDGTCWMGGTTWRGRRFMRISVSNYGTTEQDVDRSVAAIVRLAAQV
- a CDS encoding uracil-DNA glycosylase family protein, producing the protein MVEFDPGPPKAVAKHLMAVPSYAPHRELFWYDWGPVFYRGRLDRSAKLLCIASDPGPTERIAGRTLVGDAGQRVQGFLTKVGLTHSYVLVNAFAYALLPSKASKGTPILSEPAHLAWRNTLLGKIIGPQLQAVVAFGGQAQAAVALWDDRPDVPLFEVAHPSSRNADALVAGWRAAITALRGIVTPDDDGDATGPNYGSSVAEVDYAPVPARDLPFGVPPWLGNDHVGRTTKPKHRNCCERLSGDLMHTLVWRAPTNQP
- a CDS encoding S41 family peptidase; this encodes MASKWGKRLDVSSTLRGRSLTQELAGQDDDGRLDGGERQAVLDTLIAVLGGAYAHLPGKRAAYAIDPVHELELLRRRASDLSDAEFHLAVTGVVTRLRDAHTRYIGPSSLRGQVAALPFLVEQFGPDDDPQYLVTKTAGAVPGDPTFEPGVRLEWWNGIPFARAVELYADRETGGRPDSRRARALESLTFRSLDYGPPPDEHWVVLGYRTRRGAKRELTIPWRMLAPGKAATAAKPGSRAQTKQAADPAAEAVRRAKKQLFAPTLWASEDDEQPVPPPSRALRAGRSRAPLTTTFQDTLAAQALTSDLGYLRIWSFDVDDDDAFLDEAARLLGLLPQQRLIVDLRGNPGGLVWAAERMLQLFADHPPEHPIVPTRFQLVASPLTRQLAASPFNRLELQAWSESLEDAVSTGEQYAQPLPLTDPSWCNDRPRAYPGQAVAVVDANTYSSGDLFSAGWVDNEVGPLVCVGQATGAGGANVWTSNQLRDALTGTDHQFDPLPADVGFTVAIRRAIRSGLSDGIPIEDLGISGIPYAMTRDDLLHENRDLYAFCADVLAQT
- a CDS encoding phosphatase PAP2 family protein, with the translated sequence MDTLRHLDDRLAVAVNDFARHTGWLHGPALAFASYGVLLFAAPLVAGVVVSRHRGPQVLAAAGWAPLGTLLAVAVNQPIGRAVAENRPYVTHPQWLRLAARTSDFSFPSDHATMAGAVVLGLWLVSRRLGLAAAVLAVLMAFTRVYVGAHYPWDVVAGLLLGGAVSGLGWLVLRGPLTRTAAALRVLPSLRAVFAADPAAAGNGRRGWQDGHRRTPRADPRPRSSGDRARVS